AAGCACTGCGTGGCTCCTGACTGGATCAGCTGCCCGGGCGCCACCAGCCGCTCCACCACCTCTCCGCTGATGGGGGCCAGCAAAGGCAGCTCGGAGGTGGCGGGCAGCTTTCCCAGCGCCTCCGGGTGGGCCACGCCCAGCACCTGCAACCCCTCCTCGGCCGCCTGGAAGTCGGCCTGGGCCTGGTTGCGGTCCGACTCCGCCTGCTGCAGGTCGCGCTCCGCGATGGCGTGGTGCGCATACAGGTCCTGCGCGCGCGTGTAGTTCTTCTCCGCCAGGTCGTAGGCGGAACGCGCTTTGAGGTAGGCGGCCCGCGCCTGCGCATAGTCGGGACTGGAGACGTAGAGCAGCACCTGCCCTGCCTTCACCTTCTGCCCCGGCGAGACCAGGATGCGGCTCACCGGCCCGCCCACCTCGGTGATGACCGGGGTGGTATGGAAGCCGTCGAAGGCCACCGTCCCGGTGAGACGCAGGCGGCGCGGCAGGCTCACGCTCTCCACCGTCGCCACCTGGACGTGCGGCATCTGCTCCGGGGGAACGGTAAACAGTTGCGCCTGCTCGCCGGCCTTGGCGCGGGCGGAGTAGGAGGTCATCTCGCTGGCGGAACGGTCGCCGCATCCCGCGGCCGGCAGGAGCAGCGACAGGAACAGGAGCAGGCCCGCCCCCCGGTATCCCGGCGCGGCCAGTCCCAGCGTGGATTGCGTCGTTTCTCTCATGGCAGATTCCGGGTCCCCACGGCTTGCTTGAGCTGC
The genomic region above belongs to Terriglobales bacterium and contains:
- a CDS encoding efflux RND transporter periplasmic adaptor subunit, yielding MRETTQSTLGLAAPGYRGAGLLLFLSLLLPAAGCGDRSASEMTSYSARAKAGEQAQLFTVPPEQMPHVQVATVESVSLPRRLRLTGTVAFDGFHTTPVITEVGGPVSRILVSPGQKVKAGQVLLYVSSPDYAQARAAYLKARSAYDLAEKNYTRAQDLYAHHAIAERDLQQAESDRNQAQADFQAAEEGLQVLGVAHPEALGKLPATSELPLLAPISGEVVERLVAPGQLIQSGATQCFTISNMSTVWVLANIYQNALAEVHVGDPVSIQADTYPDVFQGRISYIAAALDPGTRTLQARIDTQNPGEKLKKDMYVTATVEAGTIAGALVVPDAAVLRDAENQPFVYVLAGQNQFGRRPVQLGESQGGRTQITSGLKAGEKVAGDGSLFLQFANSLQQ